In Clostridium ljungdahlii DSM 13528, the genomic window AATAAAGGAAGCCAGTGGTAATATAAGTCAAATTGCTGAAATGAAAGCACTTTGTGGTGAGAGAATTGACATATATTCTGGAAACGATGACCAGGTAATTCCAATATTGTCTTTAGGGGGATGTGGGGTAATATCTGTAATGGCGAATATAGTACCCTGTGATATGGAAAAAATGTGTGAATTATTCTTTAAAGGTGATATAAAGGCTGCACTTAAGTTACAGTTGGATTTATATTCACTTATAAAGGCAATGTTTATAGAGACGAATCCTATTCCAGTAAAAACTGCTATGAACATTTTAGGCAAAAATGTTGGAAACTTAAGACTTCCACTTACTACTATGACAGATGAAAACTTAAAAATATTAGAAAATGAATTAAAAAATTACGGACTTTTAGGATAGAAATTAACAGTTTGTAGAAAGGAGTGATAGGAAATGAAAAGCTTTTTTAAAAACTACAAATTTTCCATTATATTATTAGGCTCAATAATTTTAGGTGCAATTATAGGCGTATTGTTAGGATCTAAGGCACTAGTATTAAAGCCCTTTGGGGATTTATTTTTAAATTTAATGTTTATGGTTATAATACCTTTGGTATTCTTTAGCGTTACTTCTGCTATAGCAAACATGAAAGGTATGAAAAGATTAGGTAAAATTATGGCAAGTACCTTTGTAGTATTTATATGCACTGCGCTTGCAGCGTCTGTAATTGGTTTTATAGGTGCTTTAATAGTAAATCCTGCAAGAGGTATAGATTATTCAGCCCTTAAAAAGATTGTAACAGCTGGAGGAGGTGCTGCTGATAAAGTGAAGCAAGTAGGGCTTTTACAGCAGATTGTAAATACTCTTACTGTTTCAGATTTTGTTTCTCTGTTTTCTAAAAGTAATATGCTGCAGCTCATTGTATTTTCAGTACTTTTTGGTATTTCGACTTCAGCCCTTGGGGAAAAGGCTGAACCTGTTGCAAAATTTTTAGAGGCAGCATCTAATGTAATGATGAAAATGGTTAAAATAATAATGTACTATGCTCCAATAGGTCTTGGATGTTATTTTGCTGCAGTAATAGGATCTCTTGGACCACAAATACTTCAGGGATATTTAAGAGTATTTATTCTATATATAGTTATATCAGTTATTTATTATTTCGGGTTCTTTACTTTCTATGCATTTTTAGCTAGTGGCAAGATTGGAATTAAAACATTCTGGAAAAACGCTGTAGCTCCAACAATAACAGCACTAGCAACTTGCTCAAGTGCAGCAAGTATTCCTGTTAATTTAGAATGTACAAAAAAAATGGGAGTACCAGAGGATATAGTTGAAACGGTAATCCCATTAGGGGCAAATATTCATAAAGATGGTTCTGTAATTGGTGGTGTTATGAAAATCACTTTCTTGTTTGGACTATTTGGAAGAAGTATGACCAGTCCTTCAGCCATACTTTCCATAATTTTTGTATCCTTTTTAGTTGGAGCTGTAATGGCAGCTATACCTAGCGGAGGTATGATTGGTGAGATGCTTATATTAAGTGTATACGGACTTCCAACGGAGCTGCTTCCTATAATTGCAGTTATAAGTGTAATAATAGATGCACCGGCTACTGTGCTTAATTCTACAGGAAATACAGTAGCTAGTATGGTAATATCCAGACTTGTAGAGGGAAAGTTAACATTTGAAAAAAAGTATGGCATAATGGAAGATAAGTAAGACTATAAGATTGTATAACTTAACTTTTGCACATATAAAATTTTGACTTAATACAAAAATAATGCGAAACAATTTTTTAAATAACAAAGAACAAAGTGCAAATATCAAATAAGGATAATTTTCTTCACTATGCTGCGAAAAATCTTAAAATTATAGATTCCCTGAGGTACGAAGAAAGCTATCAGTATTTGAACTTTGATATTTGGACTTTAAACTCTAATTATTAATTCTTAACTATTAACTCTTAATTAGATAAAGGGGGTATTTTATGAAGTATAAAATTGGACATGAAATTCAATTTACTCAGAGTTTTTGGCTGCCAGTAGAAGGTGGTAAAAAGCTGAAGGTATTAAAAGGAGATAAAGCCGTAGTGGTTAAAAAAATAGATGATAATTCAGGAGAAATATTATATATGACAGGGGAGGCTTCCGGCAAAAGCCAAGTTATAAATATTCAAGTGGATGATGAGATAGATGGGGATTATATAGCAAGACAAATAATGGAAGAACTTTAATTGAAACATCATAGAATTTCCAAACGAAAAATCACTTATACTGCGAATATTTTTAGTAATTAAAAATTAAGAGTTAAGAATTAATAGTTATGGATGATTTTCTTCCGTTGGCACTTCAGAAAATCTAAAATAGGGTATCACTTACGCAAAGCCTCAAATTGACCTTCACTATTAATTCTTAATTATCAATTCTTAACTTAAAAGTATGCCTGCGTATAAGTTGATTTTTAAGTTAGAATACCTATGCAGATTGTAGAGTTTAAAAATAAATCTATAAGTGTTGAAAATTGCTAATTATAAATCTTGGTTGAATTTATAATTTTAACATTTAAATTAAACTGACAATTTGGACAAGTTTAATTCTAGGATTAACTATCTAGAGGGCTTTAAACCTAGAAAATCTATATAGTGATTTTAATTTGAATTTTAACTTATACAAAAAAATGTAATAACAAAATTGAAAGCACCTTTAAAAACTTTTCCATAAGTCTTAGTGAGGTATTTTAGAAAATCTTAGGAGCTTAGATATTGTTTGAGGTACGAGTTTAGCTAAGGTTCTTAGATTTTCAAAATACCAAACTTTAGACTTGCCAAAAGTTTTTAGGGTGTTAAAATTTGTCATTACATGCTCTGTATAAGTTAATTTTCAATCTAGAGACTTTATATTAATCACATCTTAAAGTTTTATAAGTAATAGTAGTAGGCTCGCTGCAGCATACTTCTATATCTTCTTTGCTTATTTTAGTGTTTAATTTCACGGGATATCCCCACAATTCATAAATGCATTTTAAAGTAGCTTCCATATAATTTGAATTTAATTCTCTCCCATCGTAAATATGTTTTAATACGAGGGTATTGTCCTTTTTTAAAATATCATCAACAACGATATTGGGAATGGAACCCATGCCACAATTATTGCATAGGGTATTTCTAATTTCAATCCAGCCCTTTTCATCAGGAATTTCTTTTATTACATAGTCACTGCGCTGTTTTGCATATTCAAATAAATTTAGTTCATAACACAGCTCTTTTGTTAAGTATCTTCGAATAAAAGATGCATCTCTTTCCAGTGCTCTTACTTCAAATATCTTATTTTCTCCGTATCTTTTATCTAAGTCTTCAAATATTTTAAAGCCAATATAATAGGGGTTAATTCCTCCCATAATAGGTGTAATTATATCATTGTGTCTTTTAATGAATTCAATGTGAAGTGAAGGCGAAAGGTCGAGTCTATTTAAGGTCTTATAATGCCAGTAACTTGCCCAACCTTCATTCATAATCTTTGTTTCAACCTGAGGTATAAAATATGCAGTTTCTTTTTTTACTACATATAAAACATTTTTTTGCCATTCTTCTAGTTGACTGTGATTTATAATAAAATCTATTAAATCTTCTTTTGATTCCTCCTCTGTTTTTTTTGCACCTATGGTTCTGTTTGTTTGAAATCTTATGGAATGAGCGGCATTTAAAATTTTTTCTACTCCTTCATACCCGATGCTTGGGTCATTTATATATTCTCTTATCATATCTGCATCATTTTTAAACATTTCAAGAGTATAGGATGCTTTAGTACCCTCTTTAAACAACCTGTTATTTTTAAAGAAATCATTGTGTCCGTATACATGAGCCATTGTTAGAATTTGCAGTAGTAGTGTATTGTCCTTCATCAAATAAGCAAGACAGGGATTTGAGTTTATTACCATTTCATAAGGAAGTCCTGTAAGGTTATATTTGTAAAGTGATTTTGTCCTGTCATAGGATTTGCCAAAACTCCAGTGAGGGTATCTAGCAGGCATTCCCAGATAGGCTTCGTATCCTATCATGTCTGTATAACTTACAATTTCAAATTCTTGAGGATAAAAGTCAAGTCCTGATTTTTTAGATGTATCTTCTATAATGTCACACCATTTTTCTAAATCTGTACCTGTATATTCCAGAAAAATCACCTTCCTTCCAGTTCTTTTTTCAGTATTTTTTTAAGAGATATCCATAAGTCTTGCTTCTCATTAATAGTTACAGTGGAAAAGTTATTTTTATCTATTCCTCGACGGAAAATATTTTTTATATTACTTCCAAAATAACTGGGTATGATTTCGGCATAGCTAAAAAGATTACAGACTTCACATAAATCTTTGGCAGCTTTTAAAGCACGCTCGTTGTCTTCATCCCAATTGTCACCGTCACTTACATAAAATGTATATACGTTCCAGTAAGCAGGATTATAATTTTCTTCAATTACCTCAAGAGCTTTATTCAATCCGCTGGATATATAGGTCCCACCAGATTCTACCTTGTGGAAAAATTCATTTTCAGTAACTACTTTTGCTTTAGTGGAGTGAGAAATAAATTTAATTTCAACATTATTGTATTTAGCTTTTACAAATTGATACAAAATAAAGAAAAAGGATCTAGCTAAGAATTTTCTAGTGCTATCCATGGAACCTGATGTATCCATTACACATATGACAGCAGCATTTAATTCACGCTTTTTTTTCTCCTTTATCCTGAAATATCTTAAATCTTCCTGTCTAAAAGGAAATCTTGAGTCTATATCTTTAGAAATAGTTTCATTTTGAAATAGTGGGTCTTTGGAAGCTTCTCTAATAGCTCTTTTAGAGTTTTGCTGTCTTTTTAGTTTTTCTATAACAGTTCTTTTCTTAGCAAGCCTTGGATTTATTCCATTTCTTTGATATCCTGATTTTTTTAAGGATTTTTTAGATAATAATTCTGAAAATTTTTTTTTGTCCATCAAAGGTAGCTCCATATCTTCAAGAAGGTAATTCATAAGTTCTTCTAGGGTAATTTCAGTTTCGTACATATCTTCCCCTTCTTCGTTGCCTGCACCGCCTTTGCCTCCATTTTTCTCTAGGGATCTTCCAATTTTATCTCCTCTTTTTTGAGATCCATTTCCACTTCCAACTTGGGGACTATTGTCTCCATATATAAAGTGGTATTCTTTAATGCCTTTTATGGGAATTTTAATTTTCTTATCTTTACTCTGACCTATAATGCTTTCTTCTGATATTATATCTGCAAGATTATCCTTTATGGATTTCTCTACTAATTGTTTGTGGCGCCTTCTATCTTCTAAGGATCTATCATGGTGATCCCTTGGATCAAATTCTCTAAAAATAGCCATAATATCAATCCTTCCATAGGTTGTTGGCAGCATATTTTAAAATAACGTCACAGCAGTGGTCACAATATCCATCTGCTTTCATTTCTTCAACCATGGAATTATATTTTTCATTTTGTTCCTTGCCCCTTACTTTTGATTTAGTTATAACTCTGGATAGTTCTTTTACAGATGCAGTGAGTTTTTTCTCAATAGCTTCTTTAAGAGGTTCATAGGAAGTATAGCTGATTTTTCCTCCATTTCTTATAACGTAGAACATATATGAAGTTACATCGGTTCTAAATCCTTTTGCAGAATTTTCGGAGATGCCAATATGTTCTTCTATAGATCTCATGAAAGTCTCATCTGGTTCTAATTCTTCTCCAGTAGATTGATCCTTAATTTTATTTTTATTTACATAAGCTTCTGCATGATCTAGGTAATTGTCAAAAAGGCTTTCTGCCTGTTCTTTAAAACTGTGAATAAAAGCTCTGGTTATTTCTTTTTCCAATACTTTGTTATATTCTTTTCTAATGGTATCTTTTATAAAAGTTAAATATCTTTGTTTATCATCTTCAGCTGTGTCTAAATCTTTAACTGCTTTTGTTAAGCTTTCCATTACGCTGAGAGGATTTATACAGTTGTACTCTGAGTTTGAAAGTGCACTATCTAAGGCTTTTACTATAAACCTGGTGGAAATGCCTGTCATTCCTTCTCTAGAACCTGCTTCCTCTTTTAATTCTGAAAAGTCAATTTTTTTAGTTGTGCCTTTTTCAACTATATCTTCTCCATTATAAATTTTTAATTTTGTCATAGGATCTACCTTGTTGGAAGGTGAAAGTCTGGATAGAATTGCGAACATTGCTGCTATTTCTATGGTATGAGGTGCTATATGTGCATTAAATTGACTCTTGCCAAGTATTTTTTTGTATATTTTAATTTCTTCATTTAATTCCATGCAGTAAGGAACTTCAATTTTTACTATTCTATCTAGTATTGCTTCGTTAGTATGATCAGATTTAAATTTGTTCCATTCAGATTCATTAGAATGTGCTAGAATGATTCCATCAAAATAAATCATTGAACCCTTACCTGGAGATGGAACTGATTTTTCTTGGGTAGCTGTAATTATTGTGTGAAGATATTCAACATCGTTTTTAAAAACTTCAATAAATTCTACAAGCCCTCTATTACCTACGTTGAAAGCACCATTTAGTGAGAATATTCTAGGATCATCTTCAGGATACATATCCATCTTTGATATATCAATAGAACCTGTGAGTACAGATGTATCTTGGTTATTAGGATCAACTGGTGGTACTACTCCAATGCCCTTTCTTGATCGTATGGAAAAGTCGGTAGTAGTTACAGGAAATTTTTCATATTCGCCGCCGTAATCATGCTTTAGCCTATATTTACAAACAGGGCATAAATCGCCTTCAATTTCTACACCGAGTGCTTTTTCAAAGCTTCCTTTTAAATGTTTTGGTATAAGGTGCAGAGGCTCTTCTCTCATAGGGCATCCTTCAAGAGCATAAATAGGCTCTGAGGTTTCAAGAGCTTTTTTAATTGATTCTACTAGAGATGATTTACCAGCTCCTACAGGACCTACTAGGTAAAGCACCTGTCTTGATTCTTCTCCCATCATTGCTGCAGAGTGGAAATAATTCACTAATTTCATTATGACTTTGTCAATTCCAAAAAAGTCATCTTTAAAAAAGTTATACCTTCTAATTGGTTCATTACCGTATAATTTTTTTATTCTTGGATTTTCTTCAGGTTTTAAGACTTCATAACCTTTATTCATTATAATATCATACATTCTTCTATGAGATAATTTTACGATTTTAGGGTTCTTTTTTACAATTTCTAAGTACTCTAGAAAAGTTCCTTTAAACTCATGTTTTTTCCTTATTTCCCTGTCTTTTTCAATTATATCTTTAAAGTTCATATTCTCCTCTCCTTTTTATTATATCTATTAAATACTACGCAGCATAGGTATTTATTATGTATAATAATTGATAGCACTTGTGATTTCAATCAAGTGATTCTTAGATTCAGGTGGAGTTTGCTTAAGAGGATGGAAGCCACGGATAAATTTATAAGGATCAAAAGAAAGGTAAAGGGAAAATACTTCAGCAGCAAATTTTGCGGAAGCATTTTCCCTATTATTTAAGATCTTCTAATAGTGATTTGTAATGTTCTAAGGCATGAATAAATTGATCTACTGTCTCGTTATCCATATTTCTTATAGTATCGGATATACAGTTGGAAATAAAGACTTGTCTTATGTTTACTATATCATTGCTTTTTTTAAATTTTTCTGATATAGATAGTTTTACAATTCTCCTGTTGTTTTCAGGTATTTCTCGGGTTACAATGCCTTGATTTACCAAACGATCTATTATACCGGATACTGTACTCTTTGCAAGCAACAAATGATTGCTCAACTCATTTAATGTCATACCAGGTTTTTTATATAGATGAACTATAACTGCCAGTTGAGGTACCGTAAATCCGTATTGTCCTGCAATCTCTCTAAATTTATGACCAATAATTTTATGGATACTTTTAAAAAGATTAATTATTTTATCCGATTGCTCTAATATTAATTCATCATTTCGTGGCGGCAAGTTCTTTTGTGTTGGTATTGTGATCATCTCCTTTCACTGTTTTTTTACTTTTCATCATTAAAGTTAAGACTATAGTGACAATTACTATAACAGAAGTAATAGCAACTGCATAAGCCATAGCATCTATAGTAGCCTGTCCTTGAAACAATTTACTTAACGTAGATAATGCAGAGGCTTTAGCTGTGCCTTGGGGCAGGCCTTCTTGCATATATGATTTCGTAAGAATATTTATTGTATCATTAGCGGGTTTATTGTAGACATTTATTTGCTCAGATAATTTTAAATAATTATAGTTAGTTTTGCTTTGTATTATGGCGGACATTATTGTTACGCTGAGGGAACTTGCTATTTGTCTTATAGTACTAGAAAGAGCAGATGCTTTCCCAATTAAGTTTTGTGGTACTACATTCATTCCTGCAGTATTAATTGGCATCATGGTAAATCCTAGCCCAATTGACCTTATACATAGAATTAAGGTTATCATTTCTCTACTGGAATTCATGTTTATTAAAACTGAAAGATGATAGGAACTTAAGGCTAGTATTATAAGTCCGGGTATAACTAAGGGCTTGGCACCAATTTTATCAAACAAGTTACCGCTAACAGGCATTAGTATTCCAACTACAAGTGCAGCAGGCAGCATGATTAAACCTGTTTCCATTGCTGTATATCCTCTTATGTTTTGGAGGAATAAGGGCAGCACGTATACCCCACCCATAAGTGCCATGGTCAAAACGCAGATTATTATTTGACATACACTAAAATCAAATAATTTAAATACAGTGAGGTCTAAAAGTGGCTGTGGGTGGGTAAGTTCATTTACTACGAATAGTATAAGACTTAGGCATCCTAAAGTCAAAAGCAGTGGGTATTGTACTTTGCTCCAGTCAATTGAAGTCCATTCTCCAAGTACATATAAAATGCTTACTACTCCAATTGTAGAGGATAAAAATCCTATTACATCAAAAGACTTAAATGTAATTTTTTGGGAGTCTTTTAGTAGAATTCCAGCTAAAATTACACCTAGTATGCCTATGGGAACATTAATGTTGAAAATAAGTCTCCAGTTCATATTTTGAATAATATATCCACCTAAAGTAGGTCCTATGGAAGGCGCTGCCATGGAAGCTATTCCCCAAATTCCAAGGGCTAGGCCTATTTTATCTCTAGGAAATATTTCATATATTATGGACATACCTACAGGCATTATCATGCCGCCGCCTAAAGCTTGTATAATACGAAATACTATCATAGATGTATTGTTCCAGGCAAATCCACACAGCATGGAGCCCAAAGTGAACATTGCAAGCGCAAACATATATATTTTTTTAGAACCGAAAACTTCCTGAAGATACCCCGTAAGAGGTATAATTGCACCAAGAGCTAGGGTATATGATGTCAGTATCCATTTTGAATCATCCATTGATACTCCAAAGACTGCCATCATCTTTGGAATAGCGATATTAACTATACTACTGTCAAGTATGGACATAAAAGTTCCTATTACTACAACAATTAATGCTAGCCAGCTGTATATAGATTCATTGTTGTTTTCTTCCATTATATCACCCCATTACTTTATGCGAATTTTAACAACGGCATTGGTACCTGGAAGTATTTTGTTGTTAAATTTGTCTAGAGAAATTTTTATAGGTATTCTCTGAACTACTTTTGTAAATGTACCACTAGTAGTAGTTGGTATAATAGATAGTGCAGATTGGGCTGCTTCTCCTACAGATTTTACTTTACCGGTAAATTTTTGAGACCCATACTCATCTATAGTAATGCTAACTGGCTGTCCAACTCTTATTTTTCCAAGCTTTGTTTCTTCTATGTCAGCAGTTATATAAAGTTTATTTGGATCTATTAAAGTAGCTAGGGTTTGACCAGGAGACCAAATTTCACCGATGGTTCCCTGCTTTTTAATAATTATGCCATTTATAGGTGATCTTATTAAAGATTGATCTACCTTTGAATCAGATAGGTCTGACATTTCTTGACGAGCTAATATTTGATTTTTAATAACAATATCTCCTTCATCCACATTGAGTTCTAGCAATTTACCACTGATTTGTGGAGTTACGTTGACTAGGTCTGCATCTACTCTTGCATCGTCTGTTGAAACATAGTAGGTATTTTCATACCAATAATAAAATCCTATACTACTGAGTGCGGCTGCAATTACTACTAATATTCCTACAATCAATATTTTTCGTTTCTGTTTCATATTTGAAATACCTTCTTTCTCTATTTTTCAAGTCCAATTTCAGCAAACATACCGGGTTTTAGCTGTGAATCTTTATCTGTTAGGCTTACTTTAACTAAAATGTCTCTGCTTTCAGAATTTAAATTAGAATTTATAACGGCTATTCTACCCTTAAATTGTTTATCTGGTATTTCAGA contains:
- a CDS encoding dicarboxylate/amino acid:cation symporter, giving the protein MKSFFKNYKFSIILLGSIILGAIIGVLLGSKALVLKPFGDLFLNLMFMVIIPLVFFSVTSAIANMKGMKRLGKIMASTFVVFICTALAASVIGFIGALIVNPARGIDYSALKKIVTAGGGAADKVKQVGLLQQIVNTLTVSDFVSLFSKSNMLQLIVFSVLFGISTSALGEKAEPVAKFLEAASNVMMKMVKIIMYYAPIGLGCYFAAVIGSLGPQILQGYLRVFILYIVISVIYYFGFFTFYAFLASGKIGIKTFWKNAVAPTITALATCSSAASIPVNLECTKKMGVPEDIVETVIPLGANIHKDGSVIGGVMKITFLFGLFGRSMTSPSAILSIIFVSFLVGAVMAAIPSGGMIGEMLILSVYGLPTELLPIIAVISVIIDAPATVLNSTGNTVASMVISRLVEGKLTFEKKYGIMEDK
- a CDS encoding SpoVR family protein — protein: MEYTGTDLEKWCDIIEDTSKKSGLDFYPQEFEIVSYTDMIGYEAYLGMPARYPHWSFGKSYDRTKSLYKYNLTGLPYEMVINSNPCLAYLMKDNTLLLQILTMAHVYGHNDFFKNNRLFKEGTKASYTLEMFKNDADMIREYINDPSIGYEGVEKILNAAHSIRFQTNRTIGAKKTEEESKEDLIDFIINHSQLEEWQKNVLYVVKKETAYFIPQVETKIMNEGWASYWHYKTLNRLDLSPSLHIEFIKRHNDIITPIMGGINPYYIGFKIFEDLDKRYGENKIFEVRALERDASFIRRYLTKELCYELNLFEYAKQRSDYVIKEIPDEKGWIEIRNTLCNNCGMGSIPNIVVDDILKKDNTLVLKHIYDGRELNSNYMEATLKCIYELWGYPVKLNTKISKEDIEVCCSEPTTITYKTLRCD
- the yhbH gene encoding sporulation protein YhbH: MAIFREFDPRDHHDRSLEDRRRHKQLVEKSIKDNLADIISEESIIGQSKDKKIKIPIKGIKEYHFIYGDNSPQVGSGNGSQKRGDKIGRSLEKNGGKGGAGNEEGEDMYETEITLEELMNYLLEDMELPLMDKKKFSELLSKKSLKKSGYQRNGINPRLAKKRTVIEKLKRQQNSKRAIREASKDPLFQNETISKDIDSRFPFRQEDLRYFRIKEKKKRELNAAVICVMDTSGSMDSTRKFLARSFFFILYQFVKAKYNNVEIKFISHSTKAKVVTENEFFHKVESGGTYISSGLNKALEVIEENYNPAYWNVYTFYVSDGDNWDEDNERALKAAKDLCEVCNLFSYAEIIPSYFGSNIKNIFRRGIDKNNFSTVTINEKQDLWISLKKILKKELEGR
- a CDS encoding PrkA family serine protein kinase; translated protein: MNFKDIIEKDREIRKKHEFKGTFLEYLEIVKKNPKIVKLSHRRMYDIIMNKGYEVLKPEENPRIKKLYGNEPIRRYNFFKDDFFGIDKVIMKLVNYFHSAAMMGEESRQVLYLVGPVGAGKSSLVESIKKALETSEPIYALEGCPMREEPLHLIPKHLKGSFEKALGVEIEGDLCPVCKYRLKHDYGGEYEKFPVTTTDFSIRSRKGIGVVPPVDPNNQDTSVLTGSIDISKMDMYPEDDPRIFSLNGAFNVGNRGLVEFIEVFKNDVEYLHTIITATQEKSVPSPGKGSMIYFDGIILAHSNESEWNKFKSDHTNEAILDRIVKIEVPYCMELNEEIKIYKKILGKSQFNAHIAPHTIEIAAMFAILSRLSPSNKVDPMTKLKIYNGEDIVEKGTTKKIDFSELKEEAGSREGMTGISTRFIVKALDSALSNSEYNCINPLSVMESLTKAVKDLDTAEDDKQRYLTFIKDTIRKEYNKVLEKEITRAFIHSFKEQAESLFDNYLDHAEAYVNKNKIKDQSTGEELEPDETFMRSIEEHIGISENSAKGFRTDVTSYMFYVIRNGGKISYTSYEPLKEAIEKKLTASVKELSRVITKSKVRGKEQNEKYNSMVEEMKADGYCDHCCDVILKYAANNLWKD
- a CDS encoding MarR family winged helix-turn-helix transcriptional regulator yields the protein MITIPTQKNLPPRNDELILEQSDKIINLFKSIHKIIGHKFREIAGQYGFTVPQLAVIVHLYKKPGMTLNELSNHLLLAKSTVSGIIDRLVNQGIVTREIPENNRRIVKLSISEKFKKSNDIVNIRQVFISNCISDTIRNMDNETVDQFIHALEHYKSLLEDLK
- a CDS encoding DHA2 family efflux MFS transporter permease subunit, yielding MEENNNESIYSWLALIVVVIGTFMSILDSSIVNIAIPKMMAVFGVSMDDSKWILTSYTLALGAIIPLTGYLQEVFGSKKIYMFALAMFTLGSMLCGFAWNNTSMIVFRIIQALGGGMIMPVGMSIIYEIFPRDKIGLALGIWGIASMAAPSIGPTLGGYIIQNMNWRLIFNINVPIGILGVILAGILLKDSQKITFKSFDVIGFLSSTIGVVSILYVLGEWTSIDWSKVQYPLLLTLGCLSLILFVVNELTHPQPLLDLTVFKLFDFSVCQIIICVLTMALMGGVYVLPLFLQNIRGYTAMETGLIMLPAALVVGILMPVSGNLFDKIGAKPLVIPGLIILALSSYHLSVLINMNSSREMITLILCIRSIGLGFTMMPINTAGMNVVPQNLIGKASALSSTIRQIASSLSVTIMSAIIQSKTNYNYLKLSEQINVYNKPANDTINILTKSYMQEGLPQGTAKASALSTLSKLFQGQATIDAMAYAVAITSVIVIVTIVLTLMMKSKKTVKGDDHNTNTKELAATK
- a CDS encoding HlyD family secretion protein, producing the protein MKQKRKILIVGILVVIAAALSSIGFYYWYENTYYVSTDDARVDADLVNVTPQISGKLLELNVDEGDIVIKNQILARQEMSDLSDSKVDQSLIRSPINGIIIKKQGTIGEIWSPGQTLATLIDPNKLYITADIEETKLGKIRVGQPVSITIDEYGSQKFTGKVKSVGEAAQSALSIIPTTTSGTFTKVVQRIPIKISLDKFNNKILPGTNAVVKIRIK